A DNA window from Aspergillus nidulans FGSC A4 chromosome I contains the following coding sequences:
- a CDS encoding uncharacterized protein (transcript_id=CADANIAT00007456), producing the protein MILSLPPMLLALALLPISFTLATPVDISPPYSFTEPQVVGSFTPISADIKGHDSLETRGDDDKLKTGDHDCENNPTGIRARTQEWKYDKDKIATLKFRNMGCRTRYKSIAPNIKTATYLARARRVNLVGFDPGQGTKYSASGSA; encoded by the exons ATGATCCTCAGCCTTCCCCCGatgctcctcgccctcgcccttCTGCCCATCTCCTTCACTCTTGCCACCCCAGTGGACATTTCACCTCCCTACAGCTTCACCGAGCCGCAAGTTGTGGGCTCCTTTACTCCCATTTCCGCCGACATCAAAGGCCACGACTCCCTCGAAACCCGTGGCGATGACGACAAGCTCAAAACCGGCGACCACGACTGCGAGAACAACCCCACGGGGATCAGAGCGAGGACTCAGGAATGGAAGTACGACAAGGACAAGATTGCGACGCTCAAG TTCAGGAATATGGGATGCAGGACAAGATACAAGAGCATTGCACCAAACATAAAGACTGCGACCTACCTGGCGCGGGCACGACGAGTCAACCTGGTTGGTTTTgaccctggccagggtaCAAAATACTCCGCCAGCGGTTCAGCATGA
- a CDS encoding uncharacterized protein (transcript_id=CADANIAT00007459), producing MSGAADDRSSWRGGRAFDQNRQSGQRQPNSRTMSAHGGSRGGQQSSNTSHTSWADEVTAASQDQHTPVGGFNAAEAKTALRRAPKPYFYKAQGKDANNRASGPWGSNPNTMASGKDFFLELRKQVTALRQGGSVAGG from the exons ATGAGCGGCGCAGCTGATGACCG TTCCAGTTGGCGCGGCGGCCGTGCGTTCGATCAGAACCGCCAATCCGGACAGCGGCAACCGAACTCCAGGACGATGAGCGCACACGGCGGGTCCCGTGGAGGCCAGCAGAGCTCGAATACGTCGCATACTAGCTGGGCGGATGAGGTTACGGCTGCAAGTCAAGACCAACACACTCCGGTAGGAGGCTTCAATGCTGCGGAGGCGAAAACCGCTCTCAGGAGAG CGCCCAAACCTTACTTCTACAAAGCCCAAGGAAAGGATGCAAACAATCGTGCGAGTGGACCGTGGGGCTCGAATC CGAATACCATGGCGAGTGGAAAAGACTTCTTTCTCGAGCTTCGAAAGCAAGTGACTGCTCTACGCCAGGGAGGAAGCGTTGCCGGGGGTTGA
- a CDS encoding uncharacterized protein (transcript_id=CADANIAT00007455), whose protein sequence is MPGPDTVFNAIGLGLMGISMIPLADSFFPKVEPKYSTLRVAAGLFEPGDSSASTGGSVPGVALFDADSNRVGFQSGKGHGKIEEGNYKDILIAPIKSQNTITPEYLSVVSCGAAWYHSNLAIKVNDETYKPSWFWIRGPRENTGRPTNNFPMGIGLRIIDFDGNEARQAQYVEHPETLCTTCLPIFDPPLKNEYGRGDTDFERLHTQGKVMCEPSANDIDPFPMAEQIRKLQKWPPGRLSTPTYGTKRRSLADAVAAGSCTHTDDLIESSHPSTRLQSCAMIPMPSARTLFRTPLCGANVKEGCFDVETKQVRRQDLADQRGETVTVHTKIAATPVRAYKTVKWD, encoded by the exons ATGCCTGGGCCTGACACAGTTTTCAACGCCATCGGCCTAGGCTTGATGGGTATTTCCATGATCCCTCTCGCCGACTCATTCTTCCCGAAAGTCGAGCCGAAGTATTCCACTCTGCGCGTCGCCGCAGGCCTCTTTGAGCCAGGTGATTCCAGCGCTAGCACAGGAGGCAGCGTGCCGGGCGTCGCCCTCTTTGACGCCGATAGCAACCGTGTTGGGTTTCAGTCCGGCAAGGGCCACGGCAAAATCGAGGAAGGAAACTACAAAGACATTCTGATCGCTCCGATCAAGAGCCAGAACACCATCACTCCCGAATATTTGAGCGTCGTC TCTTGCGGCGCTGCCTGGTACCACTCCAACCTGGCGATCAAAGTCAACGACGAGACGTACAAGCCCAGCTGGTTTTGGATCCGAGGGCCTCGCGAGAACACGGGGCGTCCGACCAACAACTTTCCCATGGGAATTGGGCTGCGCATTATCGACTTTGACGGCAACGAAGCCCGTCAGGCGCAGTACGTCGAGCACCCGGAAACCCTGTGT ACGACGTGCCTGCCCATATTCGACCCGCCGCTGAAGAACGAGTATGGCCGCGGGGACACCGACTTCGAGAGGCTACATACCCAAGGGAAGGTGATGTGCGAGCCGAGCGCGAACGACATTGACCCATTCCCCATGGCCGAGCAGATCAGGAAACTGCAGAAATGGCCGCCCGGCCGGTTATCGACGCCGACATATGGGACGAAAAGGCGTTCGCTTGCTGACGCCGTGGCTGCGGGCAGCTGTACCCATACGGATGACTTGATTGAGAGCTCGCACCCCAGCACACGGCTACAGAGCTGTGCCATGATCCCAATGCCGTCGGCCCGGACTTTGTTTCGCACA CCGCTGTGCGGAGCCAACGTCAAGGAGGGGTGCTTTGATGTTGAGACGAAGCAGGTCCGTCGCCAGGATCTGGCTGACCAGCGTGGTGAGACTGTTACTGTTCATACGAAGATTGCAGCCACACCGGTCAGAGCCTATAAGACTGTCAAGTGGGATTGA
- a CDS encoding glucose sensor mstC (transcript_id=CADANIAT00007454): MADGVVAGTRVEAPVTWKTYLMCAFAAFGGIFFGYDSGYINGVMAMDYFIHEFSGKVKAEYEAADNLSGYVISSSNKSLITSILSAGTFFGAIIAGDLADWFGRRTTIISGCGIFMVGVALQTASTTVALLVVGRLIAGFGVGFVSAILILYMSEIAPRKVRGAIVSGYQFCVTVGLMLASCVDYGTENRTDSGSYRIPIGLQLLWAIILAVGLFLLPESPRYYVRKGDVSSAAKVLARVRDQDVESDYVKEELAEIVANNEYEMSLIPQGGYFATWFNCFRGSIWSPNSNLRRTILGTSLQMMQQWTGVNFVFYFGTTFFTNLGTISDPFLISMITTIVNVFSTPISFYTMEKIGRRPLLLWGALGMVICQFIVAIAGVVDGSNNKTVSAQIAFICIYIFFFASTWGPGAWVVIGEIYPLPIRSRGVALSTASNWLWNCIIAVITPYMVDEDKGNLKSKVFFIWGSLCACAFVYTYFLIPETKGLTLEQVDKMMEETTPRTSSKWKPHGTFAAEMGMTEKDVTQTVEDIAKKA; this comes from the exons ATGGCGGACGGTGTCGTTGCGGGTACCCGGGTTGAGGCCCCCGTCACCTGGAAGACCTACCTCATGTGCGCGTTTGCCGCCTTTGGTGGTATCTTTTTTGGTTATGATTCTGGTTATATCAACGGTGTTATGGCAATGGACTACTTCATTCACGAGTTTTCAGGAAAG GTCAAAGCCGAGTATGAAGCCGCCGATAACCTGAGCGGCTATgtgatctcctcctccaacaagTCCCTTATCACCTCGATTCTCTCTGCGGGTACCTTCTTCGGTGCCATCATTGCCGGTGACCTGGCCGATTGGTTCGGCCGTCGAACAACGATCATCAGCGGATGTGGAATCTTCATGGTTGGTGTCGCCCTGCAGACTGCCTCCACCACTGTTGCCTTGCTGGTTGTCGGCCGTTTGATTGCTGGATTCGGTGTCGGGTTTGTCTCTGCCATCCTGATTCTGTACATGTCGGAAATCGCGCCCCGCAAGGTCCGTGGTGCCATTGTTTCCGGCTACCAGTTCTGCGTCACCGTTGGTCTGATGCTGGCTTCCTGCGTGGACTACGGTACCGAGAACCGCACCGATTCCGGCTCGTACCGTATTCCAATTGGTCTCCAGCTGCTCTGGGCTATCATCCTTGCTGTTggtctcttcctccttcccgAGTCGCCTCGTTACTATGTGCGCAAGGGCGATGTGTCTAGCGCCGCCAAAGTGCTTGCTCGCGTCCGTGACCAGGACGTTGAGTCGGACTATGTCAAGGAGGAGCTTGCTGAGATCGTCGCCAACAACGAGTACGAAATGAGCCTTATCCCTCAGGGTGGTTACTTTGCCACTTGGTTCAACTGCTTCCGCGGAAGTATCTGGTCCCCGAACAGCAACCTGCGCCGTACCATCCTGGGCACCTCGCTTCAGATGATGCAGCA GTGGACTGGTGTCaacttcgtcttctactTCGGTACTACCTTCTTCACCAAC CTCGGCACTATTTCCGACCCCTTCCTCATCAGTATGATCACCACCATCGTCAACGTCTTCTCCACTCCGATCTCTTTCTAcacgatggagaagattggtcgtcgtcctctccttctctgggGCGCCCTGGGCATGGTTATCTGCCAGTTCATTGTCGCCATTGCCGGTGTCGTTGATGGATCTAACAACAAGACCGTCAGCGCTCAGATCGCATTTATCTGCATttacatcttcttcttcgcctccaccTGGGGTCCCGGTGCCTGGGTCGTCATCGGCGAGATCTACCCGTTGCCGATCCGTTCCCGTGGTGTCGCTCTCTCCACTGCCTCCAACTGGCTCTGGAACTGCATCATTGCTGTCATCACCCCCTACATGGTcgacgaggacaagggcaACCTCAAGTCCAAGGTGTTCTTCATCTGGGGCTCCCTCTGCGCGTGCGCTTTTGTCTACACCTACTTCCTGATTCCCGAGACCAAGGGTCTTACTCTTGAGCAGGTCGAcaagatgatggaggagaccACCCCTCGCACTTCTTCCAAGTGGAAGCCCCACGGCACCTTCGCGGCCGAGATGGGTATGACTGAGAAGGATGTGACTCAGACTGTGGAGGACATTGCTAAGAAGGCGTAA
- a CDS encoding uncharacterized protein (transcript_id=CADANIAT00007453) yields MVKIAIAGGTSGVGQEVIDALVETKRHEVLLLSRKDAPSIILPDSITWIKTDYAETEQLADILKGVHTVLSFVIEQDSETSPVQRRLIDASIAAGVKRFAPSEWASSTFDHLPWYTYKSSIRTYLSEVNREKQILEYTLFQPGLFTNYLAAPYKTTPHISLLEMPIDFFHRRAILVEGAENAPITLTTIADFKAVFVRAIEYQGAWPVVSGIAGSTLTLGELIALGERVRGGKFSIERVKREDFLAGNWETSWVPRNEHPSIPKEMVDEFARPATKGISLGLADGAFAIQGVWNGNLDGFAFEGAEEFLGRIWKGKD; encoded by the exons ATGGTCAAAATCGCAATTGCGGGCGGCACTAGTG GCGTCGGCCAAGAAGTCATTGACGCCCTGGTCGAAACAAAAAGACACGAggttctccttctttccagaaaG GACGCCCCGTCCATCATTCTCCCCGATTCCATCACCTGGATCAAAACAGACTACGCCGAGACTGAACAACTCGCCGATATCTTAAAGGGCGTACACACTGTGTTGTCCTTTGTGATTGAACAAGACAGCGAAACGAGTCCTGTCCAGAGACGGCTTATTGACGCCTCGATCGCGGCTGGAGTGAAGAGGTTTGCGCCGAGCGAGTGGGCTTC TTCAACATTCGACCACCTCCCTTGGTACACCTACAAATCGTCGATAAGAACGTACCTGTCCGAGGTCAACCGAGAGAAGCAAATCCTCGAGTACACTCTTTTCCAACCCGGTCTATTTACAAACTACCTCGCCGCGCCCTACAAGACAACGCCCCATATCTCTCTCTTAGAAATGCCAATTGACTTTTTCCACCGCCGCGCTATCCTCGTCGAGGGCGCGGAGAACGCACCCATAACCTTAACAACAATCGCTGACTTCAAGGCTGTCTTTGTGAGAGCGATTGAGTATCAGGGTGCTTGGCCTGTTGTTTCGGGAATAGCTGGGAGCACGCTGACCCTCGGCGAGCTTATTGCGCTCGGCGAGAGGGTCAGAGGGGGCAAGTTCAGTATTGAACGGGTGAAAAGGGAGGACTTCCTAGCTGGCAATTGGGAGACGAGTTGGGTGCCGAGAAATGAGCATCCTTCGATCCCGAAAGAGATGGTGGACGAGTTTGCGAGACCGGCAACGAAAGGTATTTCCTTGGGATTGGCAGATGGGGCGTTTGCCATACAGGGGGTTTGGAATGGCAACCTGGATGGATTCGCATTTGAGGGCGCGGAGGAATTTCTAGGCCGTatctggaaaggaaaggatTAG
- a CDS encoding uncharacterized protein (transcript_id=CADANIAT00007457), which translates to MHLVTSLAALAALAPAIVTATLDPASSNTKGYKPNSLNCEAAKVSTAIQAAECSHNTRTSETQTFAVFETDHQYDGNNGYPYGTCSAYTCAPPSSDELEADDDYWIFYWSDEGSESGYGTGCIKDPNTGECGCENSDGTFVA; encoded by the exons ATGCATTTAGTCACATCTCTCGCGGCCCTCGCGGCCCTTGCCCCAGCCATCGTCACGGCAACTCTGGACCCTGCGTCCTCAAACACAAAAGGCTACAAACCCAATAGCCTGAATTGCGAGG CCGCGAAAGTATCAACCGCGATCCAAGCCGCCGAGTGCAGCCACAACACACGCACCTCAGAGACGCAGACCTTCGCTGTCTTTGAGACAGACCACCAGTATGACGGTAACAACGGGTACCCATACGGTACCTGCAGTGCGTACACCTGTGCCCCTCCCAGCAGCGACGAGCTTGAGGCAGACGACGACTACTGGATCTTCTACTGGAGTGATGAGGGAAGTGAGAGCGGGTACGGGACGGGCTGTATCAAGGACCCGAACACGGGCGAGTGTGGGTGTGAGAACTCGGACGGGACGTTTGTTGCTTGA
- a CDS encoding protein afcB (transcript_id=CADANIAT00007458) yields the protein MKLHHIPLLAPLLSSRPTFASPDLSASRHLWYTSPAPATDWENGALPIGNGRLAATIYGGVRAEVITLNENTIWSGPFQERTPENALAALPIARELLLNGSITEAGEFIQREMMHEIDSMRAYSYFGNLELGFGHDEAKVEGYRRWLDTRKGDAGVEYVVEGVKYTREYIASFPAGVLAARFTASEKGALTLNATFCRVSDATSLQASVSDRAPWIRLSGTSGQPAEEYPIVFSGQASFVAEGALFTSSNGTLTLVNATTVDIFFDAETNYRYPSQEAIDAEIAHKLTDALNKGYDRIRDEALADSSSLLDRASIDFGISTDETSDLATDERIALVRSAGGLDGDLELATLAWNYGRHLLVASSRNTTEAIDLPANLQGIWNNQTTAAWGGKYTININTEMNYWPAGPTNLIETQEPLFDLFAVAYPRGQKLARDMYNCSGVVFHHNLDVWGDPAPVDNYTSSSMWPMGAAWLATHLYDQYRFTGDKALLADTIYPYLVDVAKFYQCYTFEHEGYKVTGPSLSPENTFIIPENWTVAGNKAAMDVAIPMDDQIIWEVLHNLLDAASELGIADDDHTVSAAKSFLHKIHPPRIGFQGQIQEWRLDYESSAPGHRHLSPLFGLHPGGQFSPLVNSTLSAAAEVLLEDRLSHGSGSTGWSNAWFINQYARLYRGDDAWAQIEKWFSLYPTNTLWNTDDGATFQIDGNFGVVSGITEMLLQSHAGVVHLLPALPAVAVPRGSARGLMARGGFTVDIDWEDGRLRTAVIRSLAGGALRVRVHDGVEFFVDGEKYEKGLETEEGGDFSDWLRHVRVLPALGYQLRLTSYIRDHILSL from the exons ATGAAATTACATCACATACCGCTCCTCGCACCCCTTCTCTCTTCACGACCGACCTTCGCCTCCCCGGACCTCTCGGCATCCCGCCACCTCTGGTACACATCCCCTGCCCCGGCAACAGACTGGGAAAACGGCGCATTGCCAATCGGAAATGGGCGCCTTGCAGCGACGATATATGGAGGCGTACGTGCCGAAGTCATCACATTAAACGAGAACACGATCTGGTCCGGCCCGTTCCAGGAACGGACGCCTGAGAACGCTCTTGCCGCATTGCCCATCGCAAGGGAACTGCTGCTGAACGGGAGTATCACTGAAGCGGGGGAGTTTATCCAGAGGGAAATGATGCATGAAATCGATAGCATGCGGGCGTATAGTTATTTTGGGAATCTAGAACTAGGATTTGGGCATGACGAGGCGAAAGTAGAAGGGTATAGGAGGTGGTTGGACACGCGAAAGGGAGATGCTGGGGTTGAATATGTGGTGGAAGGAGTGAAGTATAC ACGGGAGTATATCGCGAGCTTCCCGGCTGGGGTTCTTGCTGCGCGGTTCACTGCCAGTGAGAAGGGTGCGCTCACGCTGAATGCGACGTTTTGTCGTGTCTCGGACGCCACGTCGTTGCAGGCTTCTGTGTCGGATAGAGCACCATGGATCAGGTTGAGTGGGACGAGCGGACAGCCTGCTGAGGAATACCCCATTGTGTTTAGTGGGCAGGCGAGCTTCGTGGCTGAAGGGG ccctcttcacctccagcAACGGCACTCTCACACTTGTCAATGCCACAACAGTTgacatcttcttcgacgccgAAACCAACTACCGCTACCCTAGCCAGGAGGCAATCGACGCAGAGATCGCCCACAAACTCACCGACGCCTTGAACAAAGGCTACGATAGGATTAGGGACGAGGCACTTGCCGACTCGTCATCCCTCCTCGACCGTGCCTCAATTGATTTCGGTATCTCAACCGACGAAACCAGCGACCTAGCCACGGACGAGCGAATCGCACTCGTCCGCTCAGCTGGAGGATTAGACGGGGACCTGGAACTCGCCACGTTAGCATGGAACTACGGCCGGCACCTGCTCGTCGCGTCATCACGAAACACCACCGAGGCTATTGATTTGCCGGCAAACCTGCAGGGGATATGGAATAACCAGACAACAGCTGCCTGGGGCGGAAAGTACAcgatcaacatcaacacgGAGATGAATTACTGGCCCGCCGGTCCAACTAATCTCATCGAGACACAGGAGCCGCTATTCGATCTGTTCGCTGTCGCATACCCGCGCGGCCAGAAGCTTGCAAGGGATATGTACAACTGCAGCGGTGTCGTATTCCACCATAACCTAGATGTATGGGGCGACCCAGCCCCCGTTGACAACTATACCTCGTCAAGTATGTGGCCGATGGGCGCTGCTTGGCTTGCAACGCACTTATACGACCAGTACCGGTTTACTGGCGATAAGGCACTCCTGGCTGATACGATCTACCCGTATCTCGTCGACGTTGCAAAGTTCTACCAGTGCTATACCTTCGAGCACGAAGGGTACAAAGTGACCGGGCCCTCCCTCTCCCCGGAGAATACCTTCATCATTCCAGAGAACTGGACCGTTGCCGGGAACAAAGCAGCGATGGATGTTGCTATTCCCATGGACGACCAGATTATTTGGGAAGTCCTGCACAACCTGCTCGACGCGGCGTCAGAACTCGGAATCGCCGACGACGACCATACAGTTTCAGCCGCAAAGTCCTTCCTCCACAAGATCCATCCACCACGTATCGGATTCCAGGGCCAAATCCAGGAATGGCGTCTTGACTATGAATCGTCCGCCCCTGGCCACCGTCATCTCTCCCCCCTCTTCGGTCTGCACCCTGGAGGCCAATTCTCGCCACTAGTAAATAGCACTCTCAGCGCTGCGGCAGAAGTCCTCCTTGAAGATCGCCTTAGCCACGGCTCTGGAAGCACGGGGTGGAGTAATGCATGGTTTATCAACCAATATGCACGGCTATACAGGGGAGACGATGCCTGGGCGCAGATCGAAAAGTGGTTTAGCCTCTATCCGACGAATACTCTCTGGAATACGGATGATGGGGCAACCTTCCAGATTGATGGAAATTTCGGGGTTGTAAGTGGGATCACCGAGatgcttctccagagtcACGCGGGTGTTGTGCATCTCTTGCCGGCATTGCCTGCGGTTGCTGTGCCGAGGGGATCGGCGAGGGGGTTGATGGCGAGAGGAGGCTTTACGGTTGACATAGATTGGGAAGACGGGAGGTTGCGGACGGCAGTTATAAGGTCACTTGCTGGGGGCGCACTGAGGGTCCGAGTACATGACGGGGTGGAATTCTTTGTCGATGGGGAGAAATACGAAAAGGGCCTGGAGAcggaagagggaggaga CTTCAGCGACTGGCTTCGTCATGTCAGAGTACTACCTGCGCTGGGATATCAACTCAGGTTGACTTCATATATCAGGGATCACATCCTTTCGCTGTAA